The Choristoneura fumiferana chromosome 11, NRCan_CFum_1, whole genome shotgun sequence genome includes a region encoding these proteins:
- the LOC141432721 gene encoding transforming acidic coiled-coil-containing protein 3-like, which yields MSGTEQNILNSMQQLSVQPSHSGHTEKPTQVVSPAVNRSQHSAAKVTPVKASTVSPAIATIDRLLSLGGNTPPPPPPVITRPSDMDPHTVEQLRAVKELLTTQEEEAQNLRDLNRELRERLEECETKVKKLSEQNEEYAEKEKALSQRVAEKVKNNKQMSVVMEEYERTISSLIGEREAEAKRWADERVTLVRERDEAASHLASMEHAFNDVHTKYERCKVIIQGYKSNEEALKRSVEENNDAIQKLEARYETLRQHAMQQLNKANAELDSVKKAHQAEFLKLNAMLKKSEVHASSLQESLAQKIKDNEELTAICDELINKVG from the coding sequence ATGTCAGGTACGGAGCAAAATATATTGAACTCAATGCAACAATTGTCTGTACAACCCAGTCATAGCGGTCACACTGAGAAACCTACGCAGGTGGTCTCTCCCGCCGTCAACAGAAGTCAACACTCTGCAGCAAAGGTCACACCCGTGAAAGCAAGCACTGTGTCACCAGCCATTGCTACAATCGACAGGCTGTTAAGCTTAGGTGGCAACAcacctcctcctcctcctcctgtCATCACACGGCCCTCAGACATGGACCCACACACGGTGGAACAGCTGAGAGCTGTCAAAGAATTACTGACAACCCAAGAAGAAGAAGCTCAAAACTTGAGAGATCTTAACCGAGAGTTAAGGGAACGCTTAGAAGAGTGTGAAACTAAAGTCAAAAAGTTGTCTGAACAAAATGAAGAATATGCAGAAAAAGAAAAGGCTCTCTCTCAACGTGTTgctgaaaaagtaaaaaacaataaacaaatgaGTGTTGTTATGGAAGAGTATGAGAGAACGATATCCTCCCTCATCGGGGAACGAGAGGCTGAAGCAAAAAGATGGGCTGATGAGAGAGTCACACTAGTTCGTGAGAGAGATGAAGCTGCATCACATTTGGCATCCATGGAACATGCATTTAATGATGTACACACAAAATATGAAAGATGTAAAGTGATCATTCAGGGATATAAAAGCAATGAGGAGGCTCTGAAAAGATCAGTAGAAGAAAATAATGATGCAATACAGAAGCTGGAGGCGAGATATGAAACATTACGACAGCACGCTATGCAGCAGCTGAACAAGGCTAATGCAGAGTTAGATTCTGTCAAAAAAGCTCACCAAGCTGAGTTTTTGAAACTGAATGCAATGTTAAAGAAAAGTGAAGTGCATGCCTCCTCGCTGCAGGAGTCTCTTGCACAGAAAATCAAGGACAACGAAGAGCTGACAGCCATCTGCGATGAACTCATTAACAAGGTGGGATAA